Within Acidimicrobiia bacterium, the genomic segment CTCGGAGGCGGACTGGCCGGTTCGGGTGATCATCCTCACGACGTTCGATCCCGACGAGTACGTCTACGAGGCGCTCCGGGCGGGCGCAAGCGGTTTCGTGTTGAAGGACGTGCCGCGCCACGAGCTGGCTGCCGCGGTGCGAACGGTCCACGAGGGTGGTGCGATGCTGTCTCCGGCCATCACCAGCCGGCTGATCGGACGGTTCGCTCACCGTCTCGAAGTCGATACCGACACCGCTCGGCGGCTCGAGCAGCTGAGCGAACGGGAACGCGAAGTCCTCGTCGAGATCGCCCTCGGGCGGAGCAACAGCGAGATC encodes:
- a CDS encoding response regulator transcription factor, encoding SEADWPVRVIILTTFDPDEYVYEALRAGASGFVLKDVPRHELAAAVRTVHEGGAMLSPAITSRLIGRFAHRLEVDTDTARRLEQLSEREREVLVEIALGRSNSEISENLFIGAATVKSHINHLFTKLGVRDRAQAVAFAYESGLVQPGGANA